Genomic DNA from Bacillus sp. Marseille-P3661:
CAACAAGGTTGGTTTGAGTTTGATGTAGTAGTAGCTACACCTGATATGATGGGTGAAGTAGGTAAGTTAGGTCGTGTATTAGGACCTAAAGGTTTAATGCCAAACCCTAAAACGGGTACTGTTACATTTGAAGTTGAAAAAGCAATCAACGATATTAAAGCAGGTAAAGTTGAGTACCGTGTAGACAAAGCTGGTAACATTCATGTACCTATTGGTAAGGTTTCATTTGATGATGAAAAATTAGCAGGTAACTTACAAACGATTGTTGAAACAATCCAAAAAGCTAAACCTGCTGCTGCTAAAGGAACATATATGAAGAATGTTGCGATCGCTTCTACAATGGGCCCTGGCGTTAAGGTTGACGTTTCATCTTTATTATAAAATAGTATTGACAAAATAGATTTAAACGAATATACTAATATTCGTTGTTAAAAAAATATTGATTATACCGTAGACAGTAGGTGCTCTAACAGCTTAATTCCCTACCGAGGTGTGTTATAAATCTGTTGCAATATATAATTGCGATGAACGGATAAATAATGCCTCCACGTCTGCTTGTGGAGGCTTTTTAAATGAACACAGTGCGGTATAAAAATTCTACAGGAGGTGTTAGGATGAGTAATGCTACAATCGTTGAACAAAAGAAACAACTAGTTTCAGAAATCGCTGATAAGTTTCGCGAAAGTAAATCTGCAGTATTTGTAGATTATCGTGGTCTTGATGTTTCTGAAGTAACTGAATTACGTAAGCAATTACGTGATGCAGGTGTTGACTTTAAAGTTTACAAAAACACAATGATGCGTCGTGCTGCTGATGAGACTAATTTTTCAGCTCTTAACGAGCAATTAGTAGGTCCAACTGCTGTTGCTTTCAGTTTTGAAGATGTAGTTGCTCCGGCGAAAATCATAAACGATTTTGCTAAAAAGCACGAAGATCTAGAAATTAAAGCTGGTATCATTGAAGGTAATATTGCAACTGTTGAAGAAGTGAAGGCGTTAGCTGAACTTCCATCACGCGAAGGTTTACTTTCTATGTTGCTTAGCGTATTACAAGCTCCAATCCGCAACTTTGCTCTTGTTACAAAAGCTGTTGCAGATCAAAAAGAAGAACAAGGTGCTTAATATAAGCTACTGATTAAAATAAAAAATACGGATTGAAAAATAAGGAGGATATTTAAAATGACACAAGAACAAATCATTGAAGCGGTTAAAAATATGACTGTTTTAGAATTAAATGACCTAGTAAAAGCTATCGAGGAAGAATTTGGCGTAACTGCTGCTGCTCCAGTTGTTATGGGTGGAGCTGTTGCTGGTGGAGCTGCTGCTGAAGAGAAGACTGAATTCGACGTAATCTTAGCTAGCGCTGGCGACCAAAAGATTAAGGTTATCAAAGTTGTACGTGAAATCACTGGTC
This window encodes:
- the rplA gene encoding 50S ribosomal protein L1; the encoded protein is MAKKGKRYQELTKLVDRSKAYPVQEAVELVKKTATAKFDESVEVAFRLGVDPKKADQQIRGAVVLPHGTGKTQRVLVFAKGEKVKEAEAAGADYVGDAEYITKIQQGWFEFDVVVATPDMMGEVGKLGRVLGPKGLMPNPKTGTVTFEVEKAINDIKAGKVEYRVDKAGNIHVPIGKVSFDDEKLAGNLQTIVETIQKAKPAAAKGTYMKNVAIASTMGPGVKVDVSSLL
- the rplJ gene encoding 50S ribosomal protein L10, which produces MSNATIVEQKKQLVSEIADKFRESKSAVFVDYRGLDVSEVTELRKQLRDAGVDFKVYKNTMMRRAADETNFSALNEQLVGPTAVAFSFEDVVAPAKIINDFAKKHEDLEIKAGIIEGNIATVEEVKALAELPSREGLLSMLLSVLQAPIRNFALVTKAVADQKEEQGA
- the rplL gene encoding 50S ribosomal protein L7/L12; amino-acid sequence: MTQEQIIEAVKNMTVLELNDLVKAIEEEFGVTAAAPVVMGGAVAGGAAAEEKTEFDVILASAGDQKIKVIKVVREITGLGLKEAKELVDNTPKALKEGVSKEEAEEIKAKLDEVGANVEVK